From the Salinimicrobium tongyeongense genome, one window contains:
- a CDS encoding competence/damage-inducible protein A, producing MTAEIITIGDEILIGQIVDSNSAFIARELNLIGISVYQITSVQDEREHILAALQEASKRASVVILTGGLGPTKDDVTKYTFAEFFDDELVLNEKVLAHIEELFSKYKKTPISDLNREQAMLPSGSIALHNTYGTAPGMWMEKDQKVYISLPGVPYEMKNLMEAEVIPRLREKFHRPFIYHKTILTRGEGESAIANKLAAWEDRLPKHIKLAYLPDLGSVRLRLSGKGDHEEELIHSVEKEVEGLYELLGDIIADEQEEDEKIAVQISKLLSSQKKFLSAAESCTGGALAAEFTTHPGASACFKGGMVSYATQVKIERLQVPKELIEKHSVVSAEVAEAMAKNARKFFKTDYALSTTGNAGPTKGDSDAEVGTVYIGLAAPGKVYSKKFIFGNNRDQVVKQTVQQAFEMILKEITGEVRS from the coding sequence ATGACTGCAGAAATTATCACTATAGGAGATGAGATCCTCATTGGGCAGATAGTAGATTCCAATTCTGCTTTTATAGCCCGGGAACTCAATCTTATCGGGATTTCGGTGTACCAGATTACCTCTGTCCAGGATGAACGGGAGCACATTCTTGCCGCGCTGCAAGAGGCTTCAAAAAGGGCAAGTGTGGTGATCCTTACCGGCGGGCTGGGGCCTACCAAAGATGATGTGACCAAATACACTTTTGCTGAATTTTTTGATGATGAGCTGGTGCTCAACGAAAAAGTGCTGGCCCATATAGAAGAGCTGTTTTCCAAATACAAGAAAACCCCTATTTCTGACCTTAACCGCGAGCAGGCCATGCTGCCTTCCGGGAGCATTGCCCTGCACAACACCTATGGCACCGCCCCCGGCATGTGGATGGAAAAGGATCAAAAAGTTTATATCTCGCTGCCCGGGGTGCCTTACGAGATGAAAAACCTTATGGAAGCTGAGGTGATTCCGCGTTTAAGAGAAAAGTTTCACCGCCCTTTTATTTACCACAAAACCATACTTACCAGGGGAGAGGGCGAAAGCGCAATTGCCAACAAACTTGCGGCCTGGGAAGATCGTTTGCCCAAACATATCAAACTGGCTTACCTGCCCGATCTTGGCAGCGTGAGGTTAAGGCTTTCAGGCAAAGGAGATCATGAAGAGGAGCTGATACATTCCGTAGAAAAAGAAGTAGAAGGGCTTTATGAGCTCTTGGGCGATATTATTGCCGATGAGCAGGAGGAGGACGAAAAGATTGCAGTGCAGATAAGCAAGTTGCTTTCTTCTCAAAAGAAGTTCCTCTCGGCAGCCGAAAGTTGTACCGGGGGCGCCCTTGCAGCCGAATTTACCACCCATCCCGGGGCATCTGCCTGTTTTAAAGGCGGGATGGTCTCGTATGCTACCCAGGTGAAAATAGAGCGTCTGCAGGTTCCAAAAGAGCTTATTGAAAAGCACTCGGTAGTAAGTGCCGAGGTGGCCGAGGCTATGGCTAAAAACGCCAGGAAATTCTTTAAAACCGACTATGCCCTGTCAACTACCGGAAATGCCGGCCCTACCAAAGGCGACAGCGATGCCGAGGTAGGTACAGTCTACATTGGCCTTGCCGCACCCGGGAAAGTCTATTCCAAAAAGTTCATTTTTGGCAACAATCGGGACCAGGTGGTAAAACAAACAGTGCAACAAGCTTTCGAAATGATCCTGAAGGAAATCACCGGGGAAGTTAGAAGTTAG
- the rpmB gene encoding 50S ribosomal protein L28 translates to MSRVCELTGKKAMVGNNVSHAMNKTKRKFDANLVKKRFFIPEEDKWITLKVSTSAIKNINKKGISAVIKEAREKGFLNK, encoded by the coding sequence ATGTCAAGAGTTTGTGAACTTACAGGTAAGAAAGCAATGGTAGGAAACAATGTTTCCCACGCGATGAACAAGACAAAACGTAAATTTGACGCCAATTTGGTTAAAAAACGTTTTTTTATCCCTGAAGAAGATAAATGGATCACTTTAAAAGTGTCTACTTCTGCTATTAAAAATATTAATAAGAAGGGAATTTCGGCTGTAATCAAAGAAGCAAGGGAAAAGGGTTTTTTAAATAAGTAA
- the rpmG gene encoding 50S ribosomal protein L33, which yields MAKKGNRVQVILECTEHKASGKPGTSRYITTKNKKNTPDRMELKKFNPILKKMTVHKEIK from the coding sequence ATGGCAAAGAAAGGTAACAGAGTTCAGGTTATATTAGAGTGTACAGAGCACAAAGCTTCTGGAAAACCAGGAACTTCAAGATATATCACAACAAAAAACAAAAAGAACACGCCAGATAGAATGGAGTTGAAGAAATTCAACCCTATCCTAAAGAAGATGACGGTTCATAAAGAAATAAAATAA
- a CDS encoding DUF4295 domain-containing protein: MAKKSVATLQTGSKRLTKAIKMVKSPKTGAYTFQEAIMAPEMVNDFLNKK, translated from the coding sequence ATGGCAAAGAAATCAGTAGCAACATTACAGACAGGATCAAAGAGGTTAACTAAAGCTATTAAGATGGTTAAATCTCCAAAGACCGGCGCCTATACTTTCCAGGAAGCTATTATGGCCCCTGAAATGGTAAATGACTTCCTGAACAAGAAATAA